The sequence below is a genomic window from Excalfactoria chinensis isolate bCotChi1 chromosome 17, bCotChi1.hap2, whole genome shotgun sequence.
TCCTGAGATGGACAGGTGAATTATCTTGCTCTTGAGATTTGCAAGTCAGTTGTTAGGGTGAAATATCCCAAGGATTTGGGATGTGGTTTTCAAACTGCTTGTTCACTACTGCTTCTTCTCATCCTAtagcaaagaggagaaagagacaGCCAGACACAAGCAATTCTCACTAAACTGAAATGTGCAGCAGGTGAGCGAGTCCTTCAGCTCCTATTTTTTTAGTACCTGGTTTTCTTCTTATCTGTCCATAGGAATCCTCAACAATAGAATGTGCTCGATTTATTTTATTCCCTCATatctgacaaacctgattttctCACCAGAAATGCAGAATTTAGTGAAGCTTAATGAGATGGAACTCTCATCAGTGTATTTGAAAGGATGCTGGTTACTGTCTGAGAATCATGCTTCACTTCAGTAGAGGAGGCATTAGCAACTCTAGGGGTGCATGTTCTACTCCCTCTTACAGTTTTTACAATGAGAGATTTCACACTTTTTCCCCTAACTCGTGTTCTGTCATAAACAGAGAACTGTCTTTTCCTGATTTCCAGGCTTGGCTGAACTTGCTGCACGGAAATACAAACAGGCAGCAAAGTGCTTCTTGTTGGCATCGTTTGATCACTGTGATTTCCCTGAGGTGAGGGACATGAGGGAGCTGTGTGGGCTTGGAGGGAACAGAATTCTAATAAATGCTGGTTTGTAAAACTCAGGTGCTGTAGTCACCCTCACAGCACTCCTGTATGGTTTGGTGATCCTGTGAGCCATGtcttacaaaaaacaaagcaaaaaaccccaaaaaaccctCAGCTGGACAAATAACTCTGGCCTTGAGTTCTCTGAATGTTCTGCCTTAAGGTCATATAGGCGCTGTCTGTGAAATGTGTGTACCAGTCATGTCTGGTCTGAAGACTGGCTGCTGGAATTGACTTCTGCTCTTAGCAGTGGGCAGTCGCACCTCAGCTCCTGGTGAATACCGGAGAGCATGCTGTGGTTTGCACTGCATTTGACAAAGGCTGATCTCATTAGTGGGTTAAGGAAAGGCCTAGAGTAGAACACTTAATTCCAACCTTCCGCCATTTAATCGGTCAGTCACAATGTTGCCATTCATTCTCTCAATCTCTCTCTAGCTGTTATCTCCTAGCAATGTAGCTGTGTATGGTGGTCTCTGTGCCTTGGCTACGTTTGATCGTCAGGAACTGCAACGGAATGTGATCTCCAGCAGGTAAGTGATGCTTTGTCAGGAGTTTATATGGCACGGGACGTCCTTTGTAGGTATGGCACCTTGAGAATGGATTCTGGAAGGACTAGATGCACTCTCATACTGGAGAGACGGAATAACTGGGCCATGATTTGGCCTTGGCGTTTGGTGAAGTTTCCCTGTCAAATCGCAGTGGTTTATCAGAGCTGGTTCTCTAACAGATCTGAGTCAAATCCAACATCTGCATAGCCCTGCTTCTGTCACCATTAGTGGCCCAGGTCAGGTACTCATTCAGAGCCATGGAGTCCTGTTAAGAGGCAGCTGTTGGACTATTTACCTGTGACAAGTTTGTAATCTTGCACTTTGGAGTGACGAGGTTGTGGGGTGTGAAGTGGTGGGTTTCAAGGTCTGATCACTGCCATGTTTATTTGTAGCTCCTTCAAATTGTTTTTGGAGCTGGAGCCACAGGTCCGTGATATCATCTTCAAGTTCTACGAATCTAAATATGCTTCGTGCCTGAAGATGCTGGATGAGATGAAGGTGAGCTGCAGGGGAGTGGTGCAAGAACAGGTTGTGAGTTTTCTTTCCCGTGCTGTAGTGGATATTTAATATCCTTTAGGGTTAAGTATATTGATATTTTTTAAGAACGTAGGagtaatgtattttttttctacgCTGTGCCTGAgcttctgctgtgtgtttttgcaCAGGACAACCTGCTGCTGGACATGTACCTTGCACCTCACGTCAGGACACTTTATACTCAAATTCGAAATCGTGCCCTAATTCAGGTAATTGTTGCTGTAATCCCAAGAGGTGGATGAGCACCGAGTGAGGCCAACTCTCTGTCATTGTTTTACCACAGCGGTTCAGAGGATGGAGAGTCTTCTTGGtaactgaatgttttcttcttcccagtACTTCAGCCCCTACGTGTCAGCAGATATGCACAAGATGGCGACTGCTTTTAATACCACAGTGGCTGCTCTGGAAGATGAACTTACTCAGCTGATTTTGGAGGGACTGATCAATGCCCGGATAGACTCGCACAGTAAGGTGAGTGAGCGCATCTGAGGCACAGACTGTGGATTGAACAGCTGTCCTAGGACTGAAGAATTCTCTGTTCCAAGGCTACTTTGAAATTGCATTCGTCCATTGTGAATGGTGTCTTCGGTAGGGCTGATCTCCAGACTCCATGATACCAGCTTTGTTCTGTAGTGCAGAAAGGGCTTTCTGCTCTGGAGCCCTGTCATAGCTCCTGCATAGAGTTTCTGTATTGCTTGCAGATTCTTTATGCTCGAGATGTAGACCAGCGCAGCACAACTTTTGAGAAGTCTTTACTGATGGGCAAAGAGTTCCAGCGACGTGCCAAAGCGATGATCCTGCGAGCCGCGGTGCTGCGCAACCAGATCCATGTCAAGGTATGGCCGTGTTACATAGGATGCAGGGCAGGGAGACAGTTagtattaatttatttcccCCAGAAAAGGGATATCACTAACCAGAATGTTCTGGTCTTTTTGTTGCAGTCTCCTCCAAGAGAAGGTAGCCAAGGGGAGCTTACGCCAGCTAACAGCCAGTCCAGAATGAGCACCAACATGTGATGATAAACTTCATGCGTTACCAAAAGAAATGGTCCCTCTGGGACTCAGTCCAGTATCACACCCACAAACTGCTGAGCTTCACAAACTGTTCCTGCCTCCCTCACTTTGTGCTCGGATTGAGAGGGTCGGGGCTGCTGATGGATGATAGGAATGTTCCAGTAACTTCAGTTCTCcttgaaaagaaattctttctcAAAACGGCGTCCCTGCGGTGGGTCATCGTTTCAGGTTTAGTAGGATTCTCTCCTCCTTCACCAGTCACTCCACAGAGTGTTGGCAGATTATTTATACAGATGCTGATTTGAGGTTGGTTCAGCtgctgttggttttcttgtttctgagcTGCAAAAACAGGTAGTGTTCAGCTGAACCAGCAGGATCGATCTAAGATGTTTCACTGCTAGGAAAGTATTGCCTTGGTTCTGAGCAATGCTGTGCTGTctctttatttcaaataaactCTTTGAAGTGCGTTGCTCTCATTACGCAACTGGAGTTCTGGTTGGAGATGTGGTTCTTTTGAGAAACtcttggtgttttgttttacctGCACCTCAACATGTGGCACTGTTTCCATGCATTCAGTCTCAGGCCTTTTAGGGTGTTATGTGTATGTagatctgtgttgttttttcttctctttggttTCCGTTTTCAAAGACTGTTTCCTGATGTGTTTCCACTTGTGCATGACCTGGCTTTGGGATCCTCCCTTATCACAGCAGTAAACCTCTTCCTTCTGTAaatgctgctcctgctctgcttgtaCTGCCGTCGTGTGTGATGGTTTCCCAACACGTGCAGCATCACTTgtggcagcacagagaaatgCTATAGGAAACCATGCGCGTCCTGGAGCAGAGCTTAAAGCAGTCAGtgcaggtgctgctctgcaggtgcatttgttcccattttccttttataaagGGGTTAAAGTTGGCAGCCCaggtgtgtctgtgtgtgttaaTGAAAGGAGACATGCACTGAATCTTCTGAAGTCACTGCAGCTTTGCATTCATCTTATCCATAAGGTAAGCTGAGAGTCTGGGTCCGGCCCTGACAGCTCTGGTAACTGACCACAGATGTTattgttcatctttttttcttaataataataaatgttgtTGTAACGGTGCATTAAACAACAGGGTTGACAAGTTTATTTTTTGGGGCGTTTGGAGTTTTgtgttaaaattaatttctagGCGTCCTGATCTCAAACTACCACATTTCTGCTCAGCTTGGAGGTGTTTTCTGGGCTGTTGTGTGTTTGTTGCCTTCTGGTCTGCTTGGAGATGGAGCTCGGATGAACTGTGAAGGACGTTGTTTGAGGGAACGTTCTAACAACAGAAATCCTGGTCTGCTTTTGTTTGGCTGCAAAATCATGACAGTGCTCTTTGCCTTTGTGCTTTTATGACTCGGATATTGAAAGTGGAAGCAATAGTTTGTGTGATGTCTTTGGTTAATTGGCTGCTGAGGTAAATTGCTGTTCATCTCTGCACTAATTCTGGAAAGTAATACTATGGTGAAGGAAGCCATTCCGGGTTATCACTGCGCCTGAATGTTCCTGTTTCTGAAGTGGGCCCACTGAGCCCACTAGGTGGCAACAGCAGTTTCGGACTTGCTGGGTCCCAAAGCAGTTCATAACCAGGGCAGGATGAgtttcttctctgcagataGAAATGCTTAACAGCCTCTTTTGGACTGACAGAGCATGTCACTACGATTGCTGAACTCAGTGGCACTGCTCACGCTCAGTGTGTGCTTTGGTGCGGAGTTGTTGGCTTGGAACTCTTCAGCCTCTGAAAGAAGCTCTGGGGCCTCGTACGAATGTCAGGGCTGTCGTCAGGTTCTGTAACCTCGCTGAGTTTGGCCGCAGTGTTTTTAGATTAGAGATAAGAGGAGTAATCAGTGCATTGCCTGGTCTGAAAGCAGCCCCGAGCTGTGCAggtgtgctcagcagcagtggTAAATGGCCCTACTTTGCTCACGTTGTAATAGTGCTTCCTGATTGACAAGTGCTGCTTGTTAAGAAACTGACATTCTAGTCATTTTTACCTCTTTAATAAATAGAGTGTAATTATCATCATCTCTAATGTCTGTTGAAGGTTCAGGTTGTGTCTTTTTTCACCAGCACAGTGATCTGCCATTGGGTGTGTGCAGGGAGCTGCGTGTTGCAGCTGCATTAGGAGCACTGTGGTCCTCTGCTGTGCACTGGGATGGGAGCCAAGTGGATTTGTGTGTCTGCATTGCATATTAAAGGCTCTGCAAGAGGGGATGGGGGACAATGAGCTGGAAACTAATTCTGTACAGACGTGTCCATTTCAGACTGTGAACTTTAAGGCGCTTTCTGAACTGGGAGCCCAAAGTCGGGCCCTTTCCTCACACCTTCCATTTCCTCACATCTTCCATTAGCGAAGCACTGATGATGCTGGTTTTAACACTCCAAAAGGCCATTCTACCACATGAAATTTATTCCCCGATATTAAAAACGGGACCCAGAGGATAAATGTAATGATGCCAActgggatggcagcagacaGAGGCTGCCTGACCCACTCACCTCAATGAGGCGTATTTCCAGTCTTTGAAACACAGCATGAGAAAATCAGttgcattctttttatttcaaatgcagGAGAATTCCCTGAGTAAGCAGTTTGTACTTAAATAACACTTGGCCAGGACTTAAAATAAACCTGTGGAGCAGGTTCCTACAGCCCGTGGTGCTCTGGAGATGGCAGGTTCTTTGGCCCAGGGAAGCAAAGGCCGGGCAGAAGCTCTTGATTCACTTCCAAAGCTTCACACTGCACTGTCAGCAGCCTCCTTCAGTACAGTCTCCTTCCCATCCACGTCTCCTTTCCGACTGAGCTCTGGGCTTGGAATCGCTCTTTGACTGCTCTGCCACAAAAGGGATTTTTCATATTTGGTCTTAAAAAGTAATCCATGACCTAAagaaacaaggaggaaaaggaaattaaaagcaaagaaaacagagaaactgaaaggagGGGAACACAGGGGAAAATGGAGCCATCATTCCCTGTAATTGGAACAAATGGGTCTGGAAAGATCCCAGCCCAAAGCCttggaatggaaagaaatgctcCTGAAGGTGCACTGGGTGCAGATCTTAACAGCCACAACCCACTGCGTGAGATAAGGACTTTGCTCAATGACCTCTAAGGACAGAACCAACAGCTGTGCTCACCTGGACAGTCTGCTGTCTCTTTGAATGCTCTTTTCTTGCAGCAGCCTCGGCACATGTTAAACACGCATTTATTGCCCTGTGGGGGTGGAAAGAAGTTTATATCATCAACAAAATTTTACGCTAATGAAGCTGACGGAGCTGATGTCACGGAGGGCAGGGAGGGCAGCCATCAATTGTGTACAGGGAACCAACATGGAAAAACCTCACAGAGCCACAACCAACCCACAAACCCAGAGACCACTTTGCCACCAGCACcgctctgtgggcagcctggaTCCCAGAACCACACACAGCCACCACCCCTAGAGCTCAGCAGGCACCCATCGCTGGATGCTGATGTGGCCCCACCTCATGAAAATGCTTTCCTAAACACTGACTTACCTTCGGGTTTCCACACTGGTCACACTTTGCATATTTAGCtggaaaagacagagaactgactTCAGCAATGGTGTTCCATATGGAAAAAGTGCACTTAAAAATTCAGTGCCAGACAAAGCACAGGAGCTGTCAGAGCCACAGGGGGCTCTTTTCTAAAGAACAGTACCACAACAAACAGTGCCAAGCAGGTAAAGATGCATTCAGTTTTTCAATGTGTTTAAGTTAGATGCAAATATAAAGAAACTGATTTCAATTCCAGTGCAGAAGAGGTGGAAATCTGCTTGAAACACGTATGAAATTTCAACTTCAAACACCAGTAACCGATACCGCTTTGTCTCTAAAGCGTTTTGAGCCTTCAGAAGTTGCTTAGTGTGGACTGCTGACCTACTTGGATGGTGACGAGGTTTCTTTCCAAACGAACACCAATTGAATTGTGCTGCCTACCACCAAACAGCCCAACATCCACCCGATCTGAAAGACGATCCTACATCTACATAAACACAACTGAGGAAGGAGTAGCAGCTCATGCAGCCGTGGTGCAAATACTCCAACAGATGGAACTTACGTTTTAAAGATGGGTCAAAGGTTTTATTTGGATTtcttaacttctttttctgcttgttctttgaCAGAAGCTCAGCATTtccatcttcttcctcttccagagaACGTTTTCCCCGCACAcctttttctgtctccttgGTTCCATTCTCTTTGCATCTCTCCTTTGGCCTGAAATGGTGAATATCAGCCTAAGCTGCCTGAAGGGAAGCAATAGGTGTTCCCTGGACACTGCCAGCCTATAGGGAACTACGAGGATTTCTATCATAGCTGACTGACAAGGAGGTGATATTGCTTTTAGAGGGGAAGGTACACCAGGTTCAGAACGTGgaatttttgttctttactttCTGAAGGGGGAGAAACCTGAGGAGAATCTGAAGGAGACGATACATACGATAAGCAACATCCCCACAACCAAAACCATGACCAGGaataatgaaagagaaaacacaagaaaaataacctggagttttcatttgttttcaaatgcgCGTAAGCTCCAAAACCAGGACTGAGTGGTGGCAGTATGGGCAGTACCAGCTGCATTAATGCAAGTAACTCACCCTGGCCTGATGTATGGCTGGCAGATCCAGTGGAAAAAAGGCAACCCCTCTTTTggcttctctccttccttctgatTTGCtatttcctcctgcagcacagggtcACAGtcagctttcctgcagctctcaAGAAATCTTCTAAATAGTACTTAAAGCTCCAGGAAACCACTGAGCATCATTTAAGCCAATTGACGATTCAATAGagtaaaccaaaccaaacaacaaaacacctccaggaatacagaaatgaagcagattTATAACTCCTAAATCAGCTTTCACTGCTGTGAAGCTGTTTGGGCTCCTCACAGTTGGTAAGCTACAAAGTCCCAGGGAGGTGCCTTACAGACATGAACCACATTGACACACAAGGTGCATCCCCACCacctgcagacagagctgtgggagcaggGCCCACCACGGTACCTGGCAGCGCAGTTTCAGCTCCCTGTTGACATCCACGATTCCCTCTAACGTCTTCACTTTTGCTAATTCTTCACGCAGCTGCTGGTAAACTTGAAGCCTGAGGCAAAACCCAAACAGCGAGTCATGTTTATTCCTTATAAGGAGATCATCTAAAAACGTCTTTGTAGAAACCCTCTGTGGAGTTTTCTCACTGCGTTTGCCTGTGGTAGAAGttcatctttcttttaattctaGGCACGTTCCTCTTTCAGGTAAATGTTTGTGAGTTTGGGCACGTCAACATGGTGCTCTGAGAGAAGCGAACATGAGCATGCCACACACCACTACTCCTCAGGGACTGCTCATGATTATGCTCTTCCTCCATGATAACTACAAGGCAGTTTGCTGCACAGTGAATGAGGAGGCAGGCAGCTCATGTTTGCCACGGAATGCATgactgtatgattctatgaacgcACAGAGACCATTGCCACAATGCAGCCAGCATGCTCACATCTCACACCCTGATTTATTTCCCAGTATCTCCTGTATCTCCTTCATTCCCCCAGCCCTGTTTCCATGCAGTGAAGGCTGAAGGCTTCAGCCCACATTTTCTCCAGGAAGgttcaggaaagaaaaccttACAACACACCAACTCCAGTCAAACAAATACTTGTAGAGGAAAGTCAGACACTTTGCTAAGCAGAATGAACCCAGGAAACATCCCGAGCGTCCCGGAGATACTCACGTGTGATGCCAGAGCTTGAAGAGATGAGCCCTGACGTAAGACAACGGACAGGGGTATTTCTGCACTATCTCCAGATACTCCTCAGCCATCTCCCACACCAATGGGTTTCGTCCCTCAAATAAAGCTGGGTTATGAAGATTGCCTtctaggaaatgaaaagaaacactcCACTTTACATTCTGGGATTGAAACAGACAACAAAATCCCGGCTGTGCAGTTTGACCAGCTTGGACCAGCCAGTCCGATATTCACTAAGAAGAACGGAGGCTCCAATAATGTTAGCCTGACCTCCCAATACTTAATACATAGCTCATAATTGAGTTCATTAGCTCATACCTAATTAAAATCTTcacacaaaaagtaaaaaaagaaaaagacatcaGTGCTGCAAGTTCAACACAACAGTTCTCACTGTGAAGTGATTCCTGGTCCTGGGGAGAAACAGCCCAATGGGGAGAGAAAGGCCACACAGCTTCCCACCAAAGCTGTTGAGCACACGTAAGCATGATGTAGGCTTTATACAGATGTATATGGAGAGTAAGAAGCAGTTTGTGGCCTCATCTGTTAACAGTGAAAGCTCTTTACCTGCACTCATGACACCATGCACTCCTGTCTTACGGATGCATTCTTCCACATCACTGAGACACTGGATGTTTCCATTTGCAAACACGGGAATgctcacagcttttctgtatcAGTAAATAAACCAGACGTAGAACATCGAGTATTAGGAAAAACTGGAGTTAATCCACAACTTCTGCTCCTGTCACACTAACAGACACTTCAGTGCCATTGCGTGCAGAGCTCAAAACCTACCTGCTGATAAAATAGGTACTGCTCACTTACCTGACAGCTTGAATGTGCTCCCAGGATGCCACGCCAGCAAGGGGTCCCTTCTGCTCTTTTGTACGGCCGTGGACTGTCAGCAGCTGGAACACAAAGTACCCAGTACGCTGTCTACAAATGCCAATGCACTGCACCCTATTTTTCCTGCCTGTAAAACAAGGCAGTTTATCCATCTCCACAGCACACCCAGACCAGGAGCTGCTTCACACAGGGATGTGCCTGATGCTCAGGGGAAGGGAGCAGCACCTCCTCACCTGGCAGCCAGCCTTCTCCAGCATCTGCGCGTATTTCACTGTCTTGTCAATCTCTGGGAATACACGGATTTTGCACGTGATGGGAACCGAGAGCTTCTCGTTAGCCAGCAGAACTGGGAGAGATGGAAAAGGCAGTAAGTGGGCTGCACAGCGCTGTGGGAAGGTCAGACACTGCGTGTGATATggaaaaagccaaaagaaaaccCCACATCACGCAGCTCTCACAGCTCAAAACACCAGCAATGGGGGCTCCAGGCAGAAATGCTCTCCCTCGAAACGTGCTGGGTGTTCTGCTTTTAGCAGCTGGGGAGCCACCAGCCATCACCAGACTGGGACCTCAGGGACTCGTTTCAGGTGAAAGGTTTCTGAGGTCCCTCAGCAGACATAGGACAAGCTGTGAGTGTATCACAAAGTATCACAAAGTGCAATAAAGGGATGGTAACAACAGCACCAAACCCCACAGCCCTCCCCAGACAGACGCACTGCAGCCCTTCCTCTCTACGCCTCCTCTTACTGCTGAGTTCAACCGACTCCCTCTCAAAGCCCCTCTAAAAACTTACTCATTCTCTGGAGAAGATCCCATTCCTCTTGCAGAAATGCTCCATAGTGACCTATAACCAAACAGCATCAGATGACTCGTGCAGAAGAGTGAGGTTCTGAGGTACACACACATTCCTACACAAAGATCCAGACACTCACTGACAGAAGCAGAACAAACCCATCCTCAGCATCCCACTTTTCAAACACAGGTTCTGGTGTCTGAAACACAGCAATGTTTGCAACACCATTAAGGGCTCAGCAGGTTCCATCCTCTATATGCCACCACGGCTTAACTCTGTACgagcagcaggaagcacagtGCTACTCTTTGTGAATGTAAACTCTGTGATCAACTGAAATTGGgaagataaataaacaaattgaGCTCTTGCTAAAAAAAAGACGACTTTTCTGAAGGACATTCCAGACACAAGAGAAATAGGAATTATTACTATCCCTGATCTTGTTCGAGGTACTACAAAGCTCCATCTGTTACAGTGGGTGTAATTAAGTCTGATTTCAACAGTACTGATGCCACCCCACCAAGTCTTAATTCTGTCATCTTACTGCCCCGCTGCCAAAGCACATATTCAATACATGACACATCTTTGTTTACCCAGAGTTCAAATTTGCACACACCTCTCTTTGCAATCATCTGGGGGCAGCCCAAATTCAGGTCTATGGCATCGCAATAATCCTGAGCCAACAGCGCCGCTTGGACAAAGACCTCAGGATCGTTGGCACAGAACTGGGAAGGAGACAAAGACAAGCAGAATCAGACAAGCACAATAAGCAGACAATAGCTTTTCTCCCCACGTACTGTCAACAGGTCACAGCCAGAACAACCCACTGCTTCATTTCCAAACAAcccactgccctgggagccTCTCTGTGCCCAGGGAGGCACAGCCCTTCCCTCACCCCCACCcagtgcagctcagtgccaaCATCAGTCAGACTTTCatataacagcaggacaagggaaatggctttaggttgaaggagagaagatttaggttggacgtcagggagaagttctttgctatgagagtggtgctgtgctggaacagctgcccagaggctgtggatgccctccCTGtctttggagatgttcaaggccgggctggatggggccctgggcagcctgggctggtattagATGTGGggttggcagctctgcctgtggtGGGTGGTTGGAGCTCcacgatccttgaggtcccttccaacccaaccactctgTGACTccatgaaatacagaaagcttCCTTGAGAGGAGAGGATGAGCTTCCTTGCTTTGCTGTCTCTTACTGTAACCAAGCACTGAGCTCGAGGTTCCAGAGGGAACCCAGCGCTGCTCCCCACGAACAAGGCAGGGCAGAAGGCAGGGGGCAGGGCTgtagggctgcagggctgcagggcagcgGCCGGAATGCCACCAGCAGCCACGGGATCACGGACCGGCTCAGGTCGGAGGGCCCTTAACGGTCGTCCAGCTCCACCCCCACCGAGTGCCGCGTGCCCACGGCcggggctgcccagggcctccAAGGCTGGCGCACCACAGGCCTGCGCGGGGCCGCGGCCTCCCCGCCCTGCAGCTCAGGATCTCCCCCTCCGTTCCGTCCCCagcctcccctccttcctcccacagcCGTTCCCGCGTTCCTCCCTCCATCAGCCCCTACGGACTCTCGGCTCCCCCCGCCCGCATTGCTGCCCACCTGCACGATGAGCGGCCGGTCCTCGGGACAGGCCTCTCCGTAGAGGTTCTCGCGGCGGTAGTTGGCGTCCCTCAGGAAGACCTGGGCGTGCAGCATCGGCGTGTAGCAGAGCTGGGCGCCGTGCCGCCGGCTCAGCAGCCTCCAGGCCAGCTCGCTCTGGTCCACCATGGGAGCCACCACGTAGTGGGCGCCGCGCAGCGTCTCCCTCCAGAACGCCTCCCCGCGCAGCTTCGGCATCTCCCTCCCGCCGCAGCCCCGCAGCGCGGCCCGCAGCCGCCGCCTGAAGCCCGCAGGCTCGGCCCGGGCAGGGCAGCGCGGCGGCCGGACGGTGCAACCGCCATCTCCCTCCGGCCGCTCCCGCGGTGCCGCCGCTCCTCGTCCCCTCCGGAAACCGCGGCGCCGCTGCCGGGGACCGCGCGCGGACGGGGCCGGGAGCAGAGCGGGGAGCGGCGGCCGCACGGAGCAACCCGGCCCTTCAGCGCCGCGTCCCGTGGAGGAACCTGCGACGGATTCGTCCGCCCGCTGCCCCCCAGCTCACGGCCGGGATGGATCCGCTCGGCCTGAAGCACTTCCCGTCCTTTTCCACCATCTTCCGCTGCCTGTCCGGCCGAAGCGAGCAGTCAGTTCTGCTACCTGACCTGCACAGCCCCTCCgaccttccctttctccttatGCTACTTAGAATCACGGGATGGTTGCAGTCAGAAGGGACCCAAAGGCATCTGgtgctgagcagggacacccacagctccatcagtgctcacagcccatccccTGACCTCGGCTGTCTGCGGGGATGCAGCACCACCTCCCctatgggcaacctgtgccactgcctcagtGCCCACAGTGTCAGACCTTCCCTATAttcaatctaaacctcccctcttttactttgaaaccatttcccccctcccatccctacagaccctgctgaagagtctgtccccatcTTACAGCCCCTTTAGGGACTGAAGGCCGTCTCAGCTCCCCCctctccatgctgcacagcccagccctcAGCCCGTCCTGTTCCATCCCTGGGGGCATTTTGGGGTCCCTCCCCTGGCCGTGCCCCAACAGCTCCTCATCCCTCCCATCCTGGGGACTCCACACCCCGCTCAGTGCTCCTGGGCAGGTCTCAGTGCGgaggggcagggctgtgctccaccTCTACACCCTCAGCTTGTGCTGCCTTGGCCTTGTTGTACCTGGGGAGGTTTCCCTGGGCGCACTGCAGAGCCCGTGCAGGTCCCTGGggtggcatcccatccctcgGGCACACTGACCACGCCACAGGGCTGGCTGCCATCCACAAAGCACTGAGGGGGCACTCAatccactgtcagtgtcactgaggacaTTAATGAGCGCTGGTGCCATTACTGCCCCCGAGGGACAC
It includes:
- the GPS1 gene encoding COP9 signalosome complex subunit 1; the encoded protein is MPLPVQVFNLQGAVEPMQIDVDPQEDQQNAPDINYVVENPTLDLEQYASSYSGLMRIERLQFIADHCPQLRVEALKMALSFVQRTFNVDVYEEIHRKLSEATRELQNTPDAVPDSGIEPPPLDTAWVEATRKKALLKLEKLDTDLKNYKGNSIKESIRRGHDDLGDHYLDCGDLSNALKCYSRARDYCTSAKHVINMCLNVIKVSVYLQNWSHVLSYVSKAESTPEIAEQRGERDSQTQAILTKLKCAAGLAELAARKYKQAAKCFLLASFDHCDFPELLSPSNVAVYGGLCALATFDRQELQRNVISSSSFKLFLELEPQVRDIIFKFYESKYASCLKMLDEMKDNLLLDMYLAPHVRTLYTQIRNRALIQYFSPYVSADMHKMATAFNTTVAALEDELTQLILEGLINARIDSHSKILYARDVDQRSTTFEKSLLMGKEFQRRAKAMILRAAVLRNQIHVKSPPREGSQGELTPANSQSRMSTNM
- the DUS1L gene encoding tRNA-dihydrouridine(16/17) synthase [NAD(P)(+)]-like; the encoded protein is MPKLRGEAFWRETLRGAHYVVAPMVDQSELAWRLLSRRHGAQLCYTPMLHAQVFLRDANYRRENLYGEACPEDRPLIVQFCANDPEVFVQAALLAQDYCDAIDLNLGCPQMIAKRGHYGAFLQEEWDLLQRMILLANEKLSVPITCKIRVFPEIDKTVKYAQMLEKAGCQLLTVHGRTKEQKGPLAGVASWEHIQAVRKAVSIPVFANGNIQCLSDVEECIRKTGVHGVMSAEGNLHNPALFEGRNPLVWEMAEEYLEIVQKYPCPLSYVRAHLFKLWHHTLQVYQQLREELAKVKTLEGIVDVNRELKLRCQEEIANQKEGEKPKEGLPFFHWICQPYIRPGPKERCKENGTKETEKGVRGKRSLEEEEDGNAELLSKNKQKKKLRNPNKTFDPSLKPKYAKCDQCGNPKGNKCVFNMCRGCCKKRAFKETADCPGHGLLFKTKYEKSLLWQSSQRAIPSPELSRKGDVDGKETVLKEAADSAV